The DNA region CCAATGTTCGAGCGACCGCTTGCCCGCCACCCAGTACCAGTCGACAAGAAACACGCCAATACCATTCTCCACCGCCCACTTGACCTGCCAGTCCACACATTCCGGATTGCCTTCGTCGTAGTATCCAAGCAGCGGTTTCCGGTTCGGCGCCGTGTTTCGAACCGGCTCCCATTTTTTCGGCGCCTCCCACCCGGGAAAGTAATACGCCGCAACATCGATGGACGTCGTTATCGGTCTTGGTTCCGGAACGTAATCAGCGGATTGAATCGCTCGCGCCGGCTCGAACTTAAGTTCCGTGCGCTCGCCGTTCACCGATATCGCGCGAGTGACGGCCTCGGCAGTGACCACGGTCCAGACAACGTCCGCCGTTTCGTTGTACGGCAGATCTCCGACGGCTTGTGTCGTCTCCCCTGTGCTTAATGTCAAACCTTCCGGAAGCGACAGTTCCGCTGTGAATCCGCGCGCAGCAGCGCCCCCGAAATTCTTGAACCGCGCCAACACCCGGCACGGCCGTTCCGCCCGGTTCACGCCGTTCTCGAAGCCAAGATAGGTAATCGCCACGTCGGCTTCACCGCCCGGTTCGTTTCCGAGCGCCACGTTCAACACGCGAGCACCCGCGGGCAATTCGAGACCCAACGCAGCGATCGTGCCGCACCACCCGTCGTTCTCACTTATCGGAATATTGTAGATGTGCTCGCCCTGCCGTAGCGGGACCGCCGCGCGCTGCATCCCCACACGTTCGCTCGTACCCCAGCAGACGTTTGCCGCATCGCCGCTGCGTTCGGTGTTCACCACGAGCGTCGCAAATTTCGCCGAACTCGCCGGCAAATCGAGACGATTCGTCCATAAGACAGGTGATCGCTCAATACGGTTCTGCAAAAGTTCCCCGGACTCGAAGGTGGTTTGCTGCAGATTCGCCGCATTGCCCCATTCGAGGATGCGAACAAAATCGATTTCAAAGTGCGCGTTCGCGAACACATCCAGGCGGAACTGCCGAATCGTCCCTTCCCGCTGCCAGAACGGGAACAGAACAACGTCCTCCCAATCCCCCGTACCTGCAACGGCAAACCGCAACTTCTTCTGCTCGGTCAATCCGCCGTACTGGCCCTCCAACGTCCCCGACCAGAACAGATCGCAGACGCCCGCCCGGCTCGCCTTCATTCGAATGTGAACGTACTCCCAAGGCGTCGCCGCGAACTCCACCGAGCGGCATGTGAAGAAGGGGTCCCAGTCGGTTGTATCCGCGCAGACGACGCCGTCGCGCACGGCTACGTTTGCGAGGTGCGCATTGGGTACCCAAGTTTGCAGGGCGCCGGGTGAGTCGAACTCCCACTGCGGGAACGCGGCGACGGGAAGTAATAATAGTGCTAGATTGACCATTTGAAATACGCCCCATCAAGAATCGCATTGCTTTTATTGATTTTTTGTCAAACATTTCCATCGAAAACAGCATAACGCATTATTTTATAGTAAGTTATGATAAGAACATTCATGTCGGCATCTTTATCTTATTTCTGAGCTAAGATAAGGGAAAGGCGTTTTCCTTATCTTATCCTTGAGCTAAGATAAGGGAAAGGCGTTTTCTTTACCTTAAGAACAACTTAAAATAACGATCAAACACATAGGCCCGAAACCTCTCCTTTGTTGTTGCCTGCGCGATGATCCCAATCCTTTCGAGGTCGCGCAGGAGCGCATTGGCGGTCGGTTGTGATATTCCCACGAACTCTTCCAAGTTCGCAGCCGTAATGACGGGCGTTTTGTAGAGGACGTTGAGCGCCTGCCTGGCATTTGCAGCTCGCTTACCTAGAGACAATATTTTCGACTCAACCTCAGTCCGCAGTAAGAGAATCTCTCGAAAGGTGTCCCGGCCTTTGGCGGCGGTTTCCGCCACGCCGCTAAGGAAAAACCGCAGCCAATGAATGAGATCGTTCGAAGTACGGGCACGCATTAATGCGTCGTAGTAGCTTGCACGATTGCGCTCGAAGAAATCGGACAGATACAGAGATGGTTTGGCAAGCATTCCGTTGCTCACCAGGTATAGCGTTATGAGCAAACGCCCGATGCGGCCGTTGCCGTCGAGGAATGGGTGAATCGTCTCGAATTGATAATGACTGATGGCCGCGCGCACGAGGTGGGGCACCTCGATTTCTTCGTTGTGCCAAAACTTTTCGAGATCGCTCATCAATTCAGGGACCTCTTCGTGGTACGGCGGAATAAAGGCTGCGTCGGAGAGATTCGAACCGCCGATCCAATTCTGGCTTTTACGATATTCACCAGGTAATTTGTGGTCACCCCTCACACCACGCATGAGAATCTGGTGGGTCTGGCGTAGCAGCCGGTTCGAGAGCGGCAACGACTCTAGTTCCTAAACCGCTGTGCTCATCGCCTCTACATAATTCTGGACTTCCCGCCAGTCGTCGCGTTTCTCCGGCTTGATTTGATCTTCGGGCAACAGCGCTTCGTCAAGCCCCGTCTCGGTGCCTTCAATCTTGCTGGAACTCTGCGCCTCCTTCAGCACGTGCATTTGGATGAACAGGTCGATGTCGGGGACGATCAGCGAAAATGCGTTTAACTCGCCCAGCGATTGCGTTGCTTTCTCAAGCAACAAATTGATTGTTGGGTCTTCCCACGTCCATGGCTGATTTACATGCTTCGGCAGAAAACTTTTATACCGGTACTGTGTCCGCCAGACACCGGCTTTGAAGTTCTCGAGCTTCATACCTTAACTATGCGTCATCGCGCGGCGCTATTTCAGCACTTCCGCAAGTGCGGTGCAGAGCGCGTCCATGTTGGACGACGTCATCCCCGCGACATTGATGCGCCCGGAACCGACGATGTAAATGCCGTACTTTTCCTTCAACGCATCCACGTGCGCCTTCGTCAGTCCCGAAAACGAGAACATCCCCTTCTGCTTCGTAAGAAACGAAAAATCCTGCGCAACGCCCTTGGCCTTGAGCGTATCCACAAACAGCGTGCGCATTCCCGCGATGCGATCGCGCATGCCCTTGACTTCGCCTTCCCACTCCCGGCGAAGCGCTCCGTCGTTCAGGATCGTCGTGACGATATTCGATCCGTGCGCCGGCGGGTTCGAGTAATTCGTACGGATGATGCGCTTCAGATGGCTGAGCGCCTTTTGCGCGTTCGATTCCGAATCGGCCACAAGCGTGAGCGCCCCCACGCGCTCGTTGTACAGCCCGAAATTCTTCGAAAAGGACGAACAGATATACATCTCCCTACCTGACGCAACGAACGGCGCGAGCCCCCGCGCGTCTTCCGCGAGACCGTCCGCAAGACCCTGATACGCGAAATCGAACAACGGCACCCAGCCCTGCGCTTTGGCGACCTCGGCAATTGCGTTCCACTCCTCGACCGTCGGGTCCATACCTGTCGGGTTGTGACAACACGCGTGCAACAACACGAAATCGCCGGAGGGAATCTTTTTCAGCGCATCCATCATTGGACCGAAATCGAGCTTCTTGCCCGACGCGTCGTAATACGGGTACGTCGCCGTCGCAAGACTCGACGCCGCGAATATGCTCGGATGGTTCGGCCACGTCGGTTCGCTCAACCACACCTTCGCGTCAGGCTTATGAAATCGGATGAAATCCGCCGCTACGCGCAGCGCCCCGGTGCCGCCCGGCGTGTGCGCCGTTACGCAACGCTTGCTCGAAACCGCCTCGTGCCCGGCCCCGAACAACAACGCCTGTACTGCCCCGCAATACTCCGCCGTCCCGCTGTTCGGGTTTACATAGTTCTTCGTCTTCTCCTCGGCAAGAATTCGTTCCTCTGCCTTCTTCACCGAATGAAACACCGGCGTTTTCCCGTTCTCGTCGCAATAGACGCCGATGCTCAGGTTGATCTTGTTCGGGTTTGGGTCCTTCTTGAACGCTTCGGTGATCCCCAGGATAGGGTCCGGCGGCGCCATCTCCAGCTTTTCAAACATGTGCTCCCCTCTCTGGGCCGCGCGGTAGGTCAAGTCATCGCGGCTAACGGGATAGTCTAACGCGTTGGACCAGGGGTGTGCGAGTCGGCCGAGCGGTCGCGTCGGCGCCGGCAACACAGCCGTTACCGAGATTCGCGCGGATGAGTTTCGACGATCGAGGGTTTGGGCGCAAGGCCAAGCCGGTGCAGTTGCGTTTGCCGCATGTACGCGACCACGTCCGCGGGAACGTGCCGCGGCTCGGCGTGAATGGCCGCGCGCACGTAACCGACCATGCGCATAACTGCGCCGATAGCGATGGGCCGCACGCCAATCCGCGCAGCGCATTTCACGATCTCGAACAGCGGATGGTTCCCAAATGCGTAGTCCTGCATGCCGTCGCGATAGCGCGCGCTGATTAGTCCGCCGAGTGCGGTGCCCATGGGACGGTAGTGGTTCACTTTGAGATCGGCGAAGGTCTCGCATTCCCATCCGTACATCTGCACCATGATTTCGGCGATGGCGTCGATGCCGCCGCGCGGCAGCGGAATGTAGCCGCCGATGCGTTCGTAGGCGTCGCGCCGGAAAAGCTGCACGGCGCCCGCAACACTGTTCTTCACGATTTGCTGCGGGATGAACTGTCCATCGAGGTAGTCGTAGATATGCCCGCCCGCCAAACCGAGACGCGGGCATTCGATCATGCGCGCGACAACGGTTTCAAAGTATGCGGGATCGAACTCGACATCCGCGTCCAGGTTGCCAATGAATCGATACGAAACGTCCGTAAGTTTCCGTTCTCCCGCGCGGATTGCGAACACCTTCGACGCGAAGGACCGGTTGGGGTCTTTTTCGACGCGGACGAATTCGATGAAGGAGTGGCGCGCCGCGTAGTCCATCACGATTTCGTCGGTGCGGTCCGTCGAGGCGTCGCTGACCACGACCCACCGCCGGGGCAGGAGGGTCTGGTTCACAACAGACTTCAGCGTCTTTTCGATATATGCCGCTTCGTTCCGAGCGGGCGTAATGAGTACGTAGTGTGTGTCGGACATTGGACGATACTGGCCCCACGTGCCGCAGAGTATGGAATTGCGCGCGCGGACCAATCAAGGGATCGGACCGCACGGTGTTCCCGCGTGTCCAACCATGCGAACACGGCGTTCGTCAGATTGCGCGCGGGTTTGACCGAAACATATACTAGGCATGACTGCGGGCTTTTGGCGTCATCCCGAGGAGCGGGAAGCACGTTGAAGCCATGTTCGAGTGGGTACCCGGTGCGACATATCAACGCGATAGGGAAGTAGCCATGTCTTTTTTCGGAAAACGGTTGAGCGTCATTAGCGCAACGCTTTTAATTTCAATAGTTTATGGATGCAGCGGCGGCGATACGACGGGGCCGTCTCCGGTGGATTCCGGTACGCCCGTCCCACCGCCCTTGTCGCCAGTGGCCGCGCCAAAACCGGTCGAGCCCGGTGCCGCAGCGCCAGCCCCCGCCGAACCGGTCGCGACCCCAGCACCCGCACCAACCGCTACTACAGCGCCCGCCGCTCTGTTCCCGTTGCTCGCGCCCGAGGAATTCGGCAAAGAGAAAAACGGCGCTCCGCAGGACTGGTGGGTGTCAGCGCCGGCGCGCGTTTCCGTTGCGGACGAAAAGGCGGCCGGCGATGCGCCCGCATGGGTAATCGCGCCGGATGCCAAGGAGGATACACGGCTTGTCCGCACGATATATGCGAACGTCGGGGGAGAACGGCTCGAAGTGAAGGGCCTGGTGAAGTCGGCGGAAGCCGGTGTCGTGACGGTCGCGATCGCGGGCAAGTCCGAGGGTAGAGAGATTTTCGCTTCCACAACGAACAAGGGCGGAGACGCGTGGGAAGAATTCCGCGTGACGACCGATCTGCCCAAGGTCATCGACAAAGATTCGCTCGCCGTGCGCGTGGGCCTTAAACCGGGCGCGAAATCTCCCGCGCTGCTCTCCGCGATTGCCATCAACCATGGCGCCGTGCCGGCCGCTGTGGCACCGCCCGCGGCCAGCACTCCGGTAGCCAAACCCGCCGCCGCGGCGTCGAGTCAACGGTTTGAGGAAGTGCCTTCGGTGTTGCTGGCCAAAGCCGAGTTCGATTCCGAAAAGGACGGCGCGCCGCAGGACTGGTGGGTGTCGGACAAGAAACTCGTCAAAAAGAGCAAATCAAAAGGTCCGGGCGATTCCGTTGCGTGGACGATCAGTTCGGGCAAGAGCGACGACACGCGAATGGTCCGTACGATTTTTACCGACTTGAGCGGACAGAAGATTGAGGCGAAAGCAAATGTAAAAGCGAGCGAGGCGGAAGCCGTAACGCTTGCGATCCTGTGCAAGGCCGACGGCAAAGAATTCTATCAGGCGGCGATGAACAGCGGTGGCGATGACTGGGCCGAACTGAGCGTATCGGCACGACTTCCCGAAAATATCGAGAAGGAATCGCTCAGTATCCGTATAGTCGTGAAGCCGGGGCTGAAGAAGCCGGTCGAGGTTGCCGGGGCCGAAGTCCATCGCATTGAGAAAGTACCCGCAGCGTCGTTGTCTCCCATATTCAAGCGCGAAGAATTTGCGAACGAGAAAGATGGTCTTCCGCAGGATTGGTGGGCGTCGGATAAGGGCAAGGTGAAGGCGGGTGGCGCCAACGGACCGTGCGGCGGAAAGGCATGGCAGTTGTCGCCGGACGGCGATGCGACCACGCAGATTGCGCGCACAATTTACACGGACCTGAGCGGCAAACGCGTCGAATTCGTCGCGCACGTCAAATCGTCCGAGGCGGGCGCGGTAGTCATCTCAGTCAACGGCAAGTCAAAAAGCGGGGATATTTACGCGGCGGCGCGCAACAAAGGCACCGGCACGTGGGAACGCTTGCGCGTTGTGCAGGACTTGCCCGAAGGCATCGAAGAAAACTCTTTGAGCGGGCGCATCACCGTGCAGTCGGGCGTGAAAACGGCGGCGCTGGTGTCCTGCGTCGAGTTCAATACCGGGCCGGCCGGCGGCCAGTAGCCTGCGGGCCACTGCCGGCGCCGCGCACGCGATGGCCGCACCGACCGACCTCAGGCATGTCGTCCTCGTCACGGACGATTTCCCGCCGGTGCGCGGCGGAATCGCGCGGCTGCTGCGTCTCACCGCGTCGTGTCTGCCTGCCGACAGGATTCGCGTTTTCGCGGCGGACTGCGCGGGCGCGGCGGAATTCGACAGTACGTCAGCCATTGCAGTCTCGCGGTTTCGCTTTCGCGCGGGCACAAGCGTCTTAACACTCGTCGACACGCTGTTACTCGCCCCGAAGATAATCGCCGCGTTGCGAAGTAACCAAGACTCCATCCTCTATCTCGGCAACGTGTGGCCCTTCGGTTTGGTGGGACTTATCGCACGCGCACTGGGGTTTCGCTATGTCGTTCACATTTACGGGCTTGAAGTCCTTCCCTCGCGCGGCCGGATCATCGAATCCCTGCGCGAGCGCATTTTACGTAATGCGTCCCATGTAATCGCGATTAGCCGGTTCACTCGCGATTTGGCGCTGTCTCGCGGAGTTGTTTCCGGCAATCTTTCCGTCGTATGCCCATGCATCGATCCGAAACCATTTCAAATAGACGACCCAGCGGTGGTGCGCCGAAGATTTGGCATGGACGAGAAGCGCGTCCTGCTTACCGTATGCCGTTTGTATGCGCGCAAGGGTGTCGATCGCGTGATCGAGGCGCTGCCGAACGTGTTGGCGGAGTTTCCCGATGCCTTGTACGTGGTTGTGGGGAACGGGCCGGATTTGCCGAGACTCGAAGCGCTTGCCGCGCGCAAGGGCGTGGCGCATGCCGTGCGGTTCGTGACCGACTGCGGCGACGACGACCTCGTGCGGTATTACCATGCGTGCGACGTGTTCTTGATGATTAGCCGGTACATCAAGGAAGAGGCGGACGTGGAGGGCTTCGGAATCGTGTATCTCGAGGCGAACGCGTGCAGAAAGCCGGTCATCGCGGGGAACAGCGGCGGCGTGCCCGACGCCGTTGAAGACAACGTGTCCGGCTTGCTGGTCGATCCCGAGAGCGCGGACGAAGTTGCCGGCGCGATTCTGCGACTATTCCGCGATCCGGCGATGGCGGCGCGGCTCGGCCAACAAGGGTACGAGCGGCTGCACAATGAACTGGGACTCGAAGTCTACGCGGCGCAAATCCAGTCCGTTATCCGGTCTGTCCGTTAACCCTAAAAACGGCAGTTGAACGGGACTGACACCGTCTTTCGCGTAGGCCTTGCGAAGCGAAACACGGTGTCTGTCCCTCACCGAGACGGCGACGGTCGCGTTTCTCGCATCACCTTGTAACCCGTAACGTTATCCACAGGTTGGTGGTTCAACTGCCGTTTTCAGGTTAACCGCCGACCAGTCGCCGTCGAATCCTGCGCAGCGCCTCTGAACGTTCGGACGGTCGAAACACGGTGACCGCGCACACCGCGGCAAAAGCTACGACAAGAGCGACTCGCGCGATGAGGCTCGGCGCGATGCTCCACGTGAGCGCCACGGACGCCGCGTACAAGGCGGCGATGGTGATTCCGAGAAGACACGCCAACTTGCCCCACGCGTGCGGAACCGGGTAGCACCGTTGCGTGAACCAAAATGTGAGCGCGAGCTCGACCGCGTAGGCGAGTACGGTTGCTTCCGCGGCGCCTATTCCGCCGCGTGTACGAATCAGAAGGACGCTCAGCACGATTTTGGCAATGCCCGCGGCGCCGACGATGACGGATGCGAGCACAGTGCGGTGCACAATCGACAGGCTGGTCATGACCATGAGCGCGGCGCCGTCGCACGCGAACGACAGCGCGAGCCAGTGCACGTAAGCCGTCGCGCCACCGTAGTTCTCTTGCGGCGCGAGCACCCAGAGGATCTCGTTTGACGCGGCGGTAATGACGACGGTGATCGCGGCCATACCCGCGAGCAGCATCCGGAGAATGTCCGCGAAGCGTTCGGGAGCTTCGGGTTCGTTGGCGAGTCGGTATGCGTAGGGCGGGTACGCGGTTTGGATCGCCTGGCTGACGATGACGACCATCAATCCAATTTTTGCGGCGACGCCGTATACCGCGAGTTCTTCTTTCGTCACCCATGCGTTTAGAAAATAGCGATCGGAAACCGTCAGCAGCGCGCCCCCGATGCCCATGGGGATCAACGGCAGGCCGAAGCGCAGCATGGGACGCAGCATGGCCCATCGCACGACGGGCCGGTACCAACGGGCGTTTGCGAACACGCCAACCAGTGTCAGCGAGGCAAGCCCGCAGATGTCGCCGAGGATCACGCCGGTCAGGCCCCACTTCATCCAGAAGAGGAATATGGCAATCGCACAGGGACCGACAACGGCGCGAACGAGGTTGATTGCCATGAATTGCAGGCTGCGTTCGCGCGCGCGAAGCCATGCGAGCGGAAGATTGCTCAACACCGTAAATGCGGCGTCCACCGCGACCAGCGCAAA from Candidatus Hydrogenedentota bacterium includes:
- a CDS encoding glycoside hydrolase family 99-like domain-containing protein, which encodes MVNLALLLLPVAAFPQWEFDSPGALQTWVPNAHLANVAVRDGVVCADTTDWDPFFTCRSVEFAATPWEYVHIRMKASRAGVCDLFWSGTLEGQYGGLTEQKKLRFAVAGTGDWEDVVLFPFWQREGTIRQFRLDVFANAHFEIDFVRILEWGNAANLQQTTFESGELLQNRIERSPVLWTNRLDLPASSAKFATLVVNTERSGDAANVCWGTSERVGMQRAAVPLRQGEHIYNIPISENDGWCGTIAALGLELPAGARVLNVALGNEPGGEADVAITYLGFENGVNRAERPCRVLARFKNFGGAAARGFTAELSLPEGLTLSTGETTQAVGDLPYNETADVVWTVVTAEAVTRAISVNGERTELKFEPARAIQSADYVPEPRPITTSIDVAAYYFPGWEAPKKWEPVRNTAPNRKPLLGYYDEGNPECVDWQVKWAVENGIGVFLVDWYWVAGKRSLEHWFEAYRKARYRDQLKVAIMWANHNPPKTHSREDWRAVTQHWIDHYFNLPAYYRIDEKPAVFLWSPDNLRNDLGGVDAVKEAIAESQQMAKDAGYEGITFVAMGYSFAKSHIENLVVEGFSGITTYHEWGAIAPDTNVSKHALFDDVVRTVTTSWRQKNTDAGALMYYPVVDTGWDSRPWHGDKAFVIDGRTPAHFRSLLEQAKAFCGETNKPLVILGPVNEWGEGSYIEPCTEFGFEMTECVREVFGVKPETGWPENIGPADVNRGPYDFRN
- a CDS encoding aspartate/tyrosine/aromatic aminotransferase; translation: MFEKLEMAPPDPILGITEAFKKDPNPNKINLSIGVYCDENGKTPVFHSVKKAEERILAEEKTKNYVNPNSGTAEYCGAVQALLFGAGHEAVSSKRCVTAHTPGGTGALRVAADFIRFHKPDAKVWLSEPTWPNHPSIFAASSLATATYPYYDASGKKLDFGPMMDALKKIPSGDFVLLHACCHNPTGMDPTVEEWNAIAEVAKAQGWVPLFDFAYQGLADGLAEDARGLAPFVASGREMYICSSFSKNFGLYNERVGALTLVADSESNAQKALSHLKRIIRTNYSNPPAHGSNIVTTILNDGALRREWEGEVKGMRDRIAGMRTLFVDTLKAKGVAQDFSFLTKQKGMFSFSGLTKAHVDALKEKYGIYIVGSGRINVAGMTSSNMDALCTALAEVLK
- a CDS encoding glycosyltransferase family 2 protein, with the protein product MSDTHYVLITPARNEAAYIEKTLKSVVNQTLLPRRWVVVSDASTDRTDEIVMDYAARHSFIEFVRVEKDPNRSFASKVFAIRAGERKLTDVSYRFIGNLDADVEFDPAYFETVVARMIECPRLGLAGGHIYDYLDGQFIPQQIVKNSVAGAVQLFRRDAYERIGGYIPLPRGGIDAIAEIMVQMYGWECETFADLKVNHYRPMGTALGGLISARYRDGMQDYAFGNHPLFEIVKCAARIGVRPIAIGAVMRMVGYVRAAIHAEPRHVPADVVAYMRQTQLHRLGLAPKPSIVETHPRESR
- a CDS encoding glycosyltransferase family 4 protein; protein product: MAAPTDLRHVVLVTDDFPPVRGGIARLLRLTASCLPADRIRVFAADCAGAAEFDSTSAIAVSRFRFRAGTSVLTLVDTLLLAPKIIAALRSNQDSILYLGNVWPFGLVGLIARALGFRYVVHIYGLEVLPSRGRIIESLRERILRNASHVIAISRFTRDLALSRGVVSGNLSVVCPCIDPKPFQIDDPAVVRRRFGMDEKRVLLTVCRLYARKGVDRVIEALPNVLAEFPDALYVVVGNGPDLPRLEALAARKGVAHAVRFVTDCGDDDLVRYYHACDVFLMISRYIKEEADVEGFGIVYLEANACRKPVIAGNSGGVPDAVEDNVSGLLVDPESADEVAGAILRLFRDPAMAARLGQQGYERLHNELGLEVYAAQIQSVIRSVR
- a CDS encoding oligosaccharide flippase family protein, which codes for MTGAARTLSNAAIYGIGIVINRGVTLALIALYTRTLTMGEYADFELATTTIIFMTVLLDLGLNPALVRFCHMHEDMDLKDLFGTTVTFLTAWCAVLCGLAFAFQEQMSMLVFGAGDKAMLFALVAVDAAFTVLSNLPLAWLRARERSLQFMAINLVRAVVGPCAIAIFLFWMKWGLTGVILGDICGLASLTLVGVFANARWYRPVVRWAMLRPMLRFGLPLIPMGIGGALLTVSDRYFLNAWVTKEELAVYGVAAKIGLMVVIVSQAIQTAYPPYAYRLANEPEAPERFADILRMLLAGMAAITVVITAASNEILWVLAPQENYGGATAYVHWLALSFACDGAALMVMTSLSIVHRTVLASVIVGAAGIAKIVLSVLLIRTRGGIGAAEATVLAYAVELALTFWFTQRCYPVPHAWGKLACLLGITIAALYAASVALTWSIAPSLIARVALVVAFAAVCAVTVFRPSERSEALRRIRRRLVGG